Proteins encoded in a region of the Muntiacus reevesi chromosome 21, mMunRee1.1, whole genome shotgun sequence genome:
- the LOC136152530 gene encoding uncharacterized protein, which produces MYILGQTLTPDSKARVLGKAVAYGDEWLGNESVGKREDEITALPTGSQAVPATEPDWDYNTAKGRWDQSHFVRCILEGLRQARSKPLNYGKLADIEQEEKEAPGKFLDRLREALRRFTEIDPESEEGKVILKDRFLTQSAPDIRRKLSKRAYGPNQSVDNLLQLAQTVYYGREYEEKKERQRKTKEKAEALAMAMKTVLKQPEKNAQRDPGEKGWACYGCGKEGHLKRDCPQASEPPPAPSPVCKGPHWRRDCPQRRRPQGSDSQDNQD; this is translated from the coding sequence atgtatatcttgggacaaacgttGACTCCTGACTCAAAAGCTCGAGTTTTGGGTaaagcggttgcttatggagatgaatggcttggtaatgaatcagtgggaaagagggaggacgagataactgccctccccactgggagtcaggcggtcccagctacagaaccagactgggactataacactgctaaaggaagatgggatcagagtcattttgtcagatgtattcttgaaggactcaggcaggcgcgttctaagcctttaaactatggcaaactggcagacatagaacaagaagagaaggaagctcctggtaaattcctagacagactgagagaagcccttcgcagattcactgagattgatcccgaaagtgaagaggggaaagtgatcttaaaggatagatttctcactcagtcggctccagatattcgccgtaagttatcaaaacgggcgtatggaccaaatcagtctgtagataatctgttacaactggctcagacagtctattatggtagggaatatgaggaaaagaaagaaaggcagagaaagacgaaggaaaaggcggaagccctcgcaatggctatgaaaaccgttcttaaacagcctgagaaaaatgcccagagggacccaggtgaaaagggatgggcttgctatggctgtggaaaggaggggcatctcaagcgggattgccctcaggcgtcTGAGCCGCCCCCGGCTCCAAGTCCGGTCTGCAAGGggccacactggaggagagactgcccccagaggcgtaggcctcaggggtctgactctcaagacaatcaggactga